The DNA segment GCTATTGATAGTTGAACTTTAATTTCTGTCTTGCAGTTTGGAGTTATCTTAACTTTTACGTAAGTTTAGTTGAGGCTATATTTAGCACAACACAACACAACACAGCACAGCACAGCACACAacagtttcttcttcttcatcatatGTTTAACATTTTGGCATGGATTCCTTGCTTTTTGAAAACCGGAATTCATCAATTTAGCCTGTGATTCAATTATTCCATTTGCTGTTTTTCTAGGGCTCTTCAATGAAAACTTACATTTGTTGTGGTTCTTAACATGCTTCCCTTACCCATGATGACAGCTAATTCTTCCATATGCTTTCATGGTGCATTTTCTACATTTTTCTCAACTGATATCATATTCTGCCAAAAAACTGGTTAACATATTGTAATCAAGATTTTATGGAGTGAAGATCACTATTACAAATTTAGCTTCTCATTACCAGGTTTGAGAGGAGCTTAATGGTAAACGGCGGTATGGGCCCTTTTTTTCCAGGATATCTAAATATATGTGCAAATGCAACATATGCATGCATGGTTTCCACAATTTCAGTTTTTTGATACGTAGTGATATTGATGTTATTTTTCCGCAACAGATTCAGAGAAATTTACAGTTGAGAATCGAGGAACAGGGGAGGTATCTTCAAATGATGTTTGAGAAACAAAAAAAGATGGAGGATGACAAGTCCAAAGCTTCTTCCTCCTCCTTGGATGATTCCTCCCTCCCTGAGTCAAACGTATCTGGTAATAATAAATTGGAAGTCTCAGAGCTGGATCATGCCAATAATGTGTTTGACAGAAACGATGGTGGTGTAGCACTGGAAGAAAGTTCCCAAAGTGTAAGCAGAAAGCATAAGGCACTGGAAAACAGAACTGGCGAGGATCTTAACTCAAAAGACAATGAATCTAGTCCAGCATCAGCAAAGCGGCCAAGAGCAGATGAAACAGCAATATAATCAACGTCCTGCATTTGATTGAACATTTTATACAAGTCATGTATTGCTGCTCCTGGATATGATGTTTTAGGTTCTGCTTGTGATGAGAGGCATAATAGTTGTGGAAGCAGGGAAATTTTGGAACTTAAATTCTTGCCTTTATTTTCCATAAAGCTAAGAATCAAaagatccaaaataaatttactaacTTGTGACCTTTCCATTCTAGGGTTGAATTTGCATTAGGAACTGTTGCTAGAAGGTGGAGTTTGTATATAATTGTGCATTGTTAGACTTTTAGAGAATTTTGTAATTTCCAATTGAATAATgaatttcttcaactttctctaTCGAATGTGTTGAGGAATTTCAGATAGAATTGAGCTAAAAGATCTTTCATTTTCGTGACCTTTTTGAAGCATTTCAAAATTGGATTTCACTGTAATGGCAACGCACAGTTGGAACTTAGTATGAAGAACGGTTGTGGAGGATACATTGTTGCAAGTTGTAACCGAGCTGCGCTTGATGAAAATGCCTGCGCTTAATGTTTGCTAATTGTAAATTGAAAGCAAAATTTGTCACAAACTAGCTAATTACGCTTGGTCCTTGCTGGGACAAGCCTCTGTACTTGTGTTCATCTCTCTTGTACGTTACATTTCAGGTCGGCCACTGATACAACGAAACATGAACCCACCTGACCTTGGTGGAAAAAGATTGAAAGGACTTTGTATCGAAGGCGAGCTACTGGTCAATTCTTAAGAAAACGGCCAGTCGTTTTATCGGTAAGCGATTAAACCAAATCGCTCAATCTCCTAACGTAATTTtaattggaaataaaattttttaattctacttatattaaaataaaatttaataaataaatttaaattatagagATAATAAAATATTGTATTCACAACCAAAAAGATTGAACAGAATTGCAAGATAAAGGGCTCCTAAGCTAAAGAAGATCAAACCTCGAAACCCCAGTCCTCCGAAACTAGAATCGGCAGTCTACTTATGTGCTTCTTTCTTGAATTTTCTtgaagaataagaagaagaaaatgtTGTTTCAAGTAGGAGGACAAGGGACGCGTCCTACTTTCTTCGAGATGGCCGCCGCCCAGCAACTTCCCGCCAGTCTCCGTGCTGCTCTCACTTACTCTATTGGCGTAAGATATACATACTTTTTGAACTTTATCTGTCTCCCCAAACTTTTTCCAGCTTACATGTGATGGGTATTTGATATCTCTGAGTTTTTTCATGTGGGTTTATCTCAATCATCACATTTCTGTGAAATTCgctaacttattattattattattttttcttaatttgagGTTTATCTAAGTTCACTTTCTTAATTAATAACTTGTTCAAGTGCCTGGCTTCAATGTTTGTAACGATCGAtttgttttcactttctttttgtATTGCACATGATTAAGTATTGCTGTTACTTGTAATTTTAAAGGTATTGGCATTGAGAAGACCACTCCTTCATAAGGTGTTAGACTTTGAAGATGAATTCTTTGCTTTGCTTATGCTGGTTCTTGAGACACACAGCTTACGAACAACAGGTTTCCTTcttccttattattattattatttttaaattatttacttCTCTTGCTGTGATTATTTGCTTCCATAATCAATGAAGTGTATGCTAGCATTATTTTGGGTTCGTAACTTAAAAATCTTGATATTTCGTACAAAAGTATGCGTTAGCAATTATGTGCACTCTTAATTGAAAGTTTAGTGCTTTTGGTTTATATCCTCGTGCTCGTGTTAGTTGTACATCGATTTGTTGAATCCTTGCACACAGATGATGATTTGAATTACCAAATAGGTAATTTTGCATATTATTGCAAATTAAGAACAAAACAGTTCATCCTCTTTGTGAATTGTTTGTGCTCTGTGATGGCAAACTATTTTGTCATGCAGACAGCTGTGGTTGATTGCTGAGTCTCTGAATGGCTTGAAGTTAGTGGCTTCTATAAGTAGGCATCAAAAGCAAGGATTAGAAAATCTTTATATGACTTGTTATACTGAGGGATGGATTATTCGATCATCATTTGGTAAAATGGGACTAGATAGGGGACTAGCTTAAACCTGAATTATAATGAACAATGCTTTGCTTTTTCAACCATAGCAGTTATTTATTTTATGAAGACATAGTCCTTGGAAGAGAATGGTATGTATGAATACTGGGGAGGGGTTTGATGGGTGGTCCACTCCAACTGTGATAagcagctgtggagtagattcaTGGGAAATCATAAATTCAGAAATGTAATTTTATGAGTAAAAAGCTTTTATTTGAAAGGATGGAGTTTGAAATGAATTCCATTCCCTCTTTTGCATGCattgttatatttaattacaGGGCCTAAACTGCATTTTCTCAAGTTGCATGGTCTTTCACATTGCATTTTGACTCTCTAAATTTGGGCATTCCATTTGGATCCCATTAATTGGAAGATTGGCTTCATGCTCTTTGCTTCAGGCTCATTCTTTTGTTTATATAATTCCTATTCAGATGCTTCTTTTTCTGAATCTCTATATGGATTGCGAAGAAGAGCAGTGAagataagagcaaagaaaaatgATGCTTCTTTGAACTCAAGGGATGGAATTGAGCTTTCTGGGTTAGAAAAGCGCCAAAGAGTCatttcagttgtatttctggtacTGTGCTCtgcttattttattaattatactttTTTCATTGATTTCTCTGATAAGTTGTATCAGGTTTCATAGAAATACTATAATTAAGATTTACAAATGTAGCTGAGAACAAGTGTAGTAATAACTTGTTACAAAATGTTATGACATCTAAATTGTGAAAACATTTTCAAACCATTTTTTATGCTAAGTCAACTGTGTTTCCATAATGTGATGGCTAGATGAATGTTAAGGGTGATGACTTGACTTGTGAATTTGATATACTTGATTAGGTTGTGCTGCCTTATTTTAAGTCAAAACTGCATTCAATATATAATAAAGAAAGGGAAGCCAGACTTCAAGCTAGTCTATGGGGGGATGGTGATGAAACATTTGGGGATGCTGATTATTTTGATAGAAGAGAGGGTTCTCTTGTTTCCAGAGGAACTATGGATGCAGAAGCAACGGTTAGATCACGTTTGACAAAGAGACTTCAGAAGATTGTATTTGCTTGCTACCCATGGTTGCATGCTACTAGTGAAGGTACATGCATGATGCAACTTCAAGTTCTCAGTGTCCTTAATTACaataatttctttttattcttaAAGTTAAAATGTAAATTGAAGCTTTTAATTAAGTACGAGATCAAAAATACTTTATGAcctttcatttagccataacttgatgaTTGTGAAGTTTATGCATTTATGTGTTCTTATAGTGAAGCAATCCTCAAGCAAGGAAGTTGCATATAAAGCAATAGCATTCCGTTTTTTTTTGGGTTCCTTGTACTAGAAAGTAAAATAACATTAGAAGCATGAATTTCATAAGTCGAAACATGTGTATTATGGAGAATCTTGATGTTTCTTTGAATTCATTACTGAGAATCCTGTTGTTTCTCAGCATGAGTTTCAGTTTTGCTCTTTATTCGCAAATTTTTGCTGATTAATTTTTACTGATGCAGGATTGTCATTCACTTATCAACTCTTGTATCTGCTTGATGCTACTGGGTTCTATTCTCTAGGATTACATGCACTTGGGATTCATGTTTGTCGAGCAACTGGGCAAGAACTGGTATTAGATTGTACAAGAATTTCTGCTGGGAATTTTTGTTTATAGAGCATTTATCTTTTTCAATTAGCATTTTCTTCTAACCCAGACTCCCCTTTTGCACTCCCTCCCCACTTTTGTGCATTACATGCAAACCTTCAACCAGACCTTGGCTATGTGATTTGCATGGATAACAGAATACAATAAGAGCTGGGTAATAAAGTCATTATATGCACAGGTATCATACATATAGGAGCAAGTTagtaacattttaatttttagattattCAGGGCATTCCTTtccaacttttcaacaccaataTAGATTTGCTAAACCTTGTTTATATCTCTAGTAGACAACATTTTCAGATACTAGGAAATTCAAACATGCAAATGTTTTATGCTAATAATCAATTAGAGGCAATAACAATTTGCACCAGACAATTTCTGAAATTAGATAAACTCAGGCATATGTTTATATAGTGTtgactaattttttatttttcctttacatGCCTTGCCATTTGTTTTTTGGGAAAATTATATGTGCAAATTCTTTTGATGTCAAGGTAGATGGATACTTCTTCTAGAATTTCTAAGATACGAAATCGTGAACGTGAGAGACTTCGTGGCCCTCCATGGTTGAAGGTAtgatgtaatttattatctagacAACTTGAAGTTGGCTTTCAGTTATACAAGTCATATCACGTTTTAGGATACTGATTCAGCATTGTAAGTGCCTACAGGCTTTACAAGGAGCATTATTGAGGTGTACATATACTGTGCTTGACTATGCACAAACTGGCTTAATTGCAGCAGTTTTCTTCTTTAAAGTGAGTATGATTTATGTGCCTCCGTTGTTGAGTGATAATTGACTGCAAAAGTGctttatttcttctttcttctgttTTCCCTAGTAATTAAAATTGAGTTATCGTTTTCCACGTGGAAATTGATTTCTTATTCCatgcttctttctttttcttcttcttcttcttcttcttccttttttttctcCCTTCGCAATCACAATTCTGCCTTCTTTATGCAAGTTCTGCTGAACCTATACTGAAACTTTCACTTCCTAAAGTTACATAATCCTGGTCTGAAAGTTGCTTCACTGTCTTGAGCATTTCTAACCTCAGGACTAGGCAGACTTGTGTTCTGtactttttttttaaagtatttgGATACTAGATATTTATGATTTGTGCAATTAGGAATGATTTGATAATCCTAATCATTTGTTATTTTCCTTGactatttacattttttttttgccaACGCTAATGTTGTCTTGTGTAAGATGATGGAATGGTGGTACCAATCTGCTGAGGAGAGAATGTCAGCTCCAACTGTGtatccaccaccaccacctcctccacctccaAAGGTGAACATCAAACATTTTAATCTGGGAATCCCTGATCTCTCCTTCTTTCTCAAACATATGCACATTAATATGTTCCATGGCTTTTTTTTCTTATTCTTACACTGATTTCTTGGAAGCATGTCATTTGACCGGTGGAAAATATGTGTCAGATGATGTCTCTCCATAGATATTGAAGGGAACATCTCCCTTTCTTGGATTTTTTTCACCGAATAAAATAATCATTATCAAATATATTCAGCTCTTACTGAGCTTTGTAGTAGAAGTTTGAAGTTTGTTGCTGGTTTGTATAAAAATGTCATGTTTTCTTTGTGATGTAAACAGGTAGCCAAAGAGGGGATTCCATTGCCACCTGATAGAACAATCTGCCCCTTGTGCACACAGAAGCGCGCAAATCCTTCTGTAGTTACAGTATCAGGGTTTGTCTTTTGTTATGCTTGCATATTCAAATACGTATCTCAGGTAAGGCCTCTATTTGACTGTTCCAAAACCAATTTAAACTCGCATATTGTTATGTCACTTTTTGTTATGTTATTGCAACAGTATAACCGCTGCCCTGTCACATTGATGCCAGCGACTGTTGACCAAATAAGGAGGCTCTTTCATGATGTGTAGGGTCCTTATTGATGTATAGCATTTTTGGTACAAGAATTCAATGATCAAGTTCACTGTGCTGACAGATGCTTAGGTACAGGCGAAGACATTGCAAGATTGTCAAAATTATGTGAACTTACAATTTGAACTAAATCATATTAATAACAGTAACATGCAAGATTCGATAGTCCCTCTTGGGCAATAATTGTACCCATCTAACAGTAGATGTTCACTTATTTGAATTTGTATCCTCGCAATTTTCTCCCTCGCATTCTTTTATGTCTTTAAGTTTGAAAAAATGTACCTTAGTCCTGAGCTGTCTTTAAAACTTTAAAAGGAAATTTCCAAATGCCTGAATGAGATATGGAGACAAAGCAGTGAAATGAACTACTGTCCAATACACTCCGACGATCGGTAGAAAAAGAAAATAGTAACTCATGGATATTCATATTACATTAAGGTCTAACATAGAACTGCACCAAGCAAGACGCTAATCCTGAACTGCAAAACTCTATTGAGACCCTTGCTGAACTTGGGCACTAACCTTGTCCAAGGCCCTCTCCAGCCTTGCTTCAAATGGGGTAGAATTCCACTTCACTTTCTCATCCTGcacaatcaaaaaaaaaaaaaaaaattagcattACCTCATCAACTAGCCTTCAAAACCATGAAACGGCTCGATAATACCTCCCCACTTTTGCTCATGGTGTTGAGCATTCCTTTGCTTGAAGAGCCTGAATCTGAATCCATTGTCCGTCCAGTATGACGCCAGTAGCTCCCAACAGTTCCTATTATGGGTATTTCATCAAGACTCTGGCTTCTTCCTTGTCTAGAAGAAGTAGAAGGAGAAACTTGCTTGAGTTCCTTCATGGTCAGTTCTCCTAAAATAGGCCTATCTTTGTGACTTCTTGGCGAACTAGCCCTCCCAGATGCTGAGTTCCTAACAGAAGTAGCACTGCCTTTCGACAAGGATGTTGTTTCAGACTCAACCAACCAACTAGATAGGCTAGTATCGACTGCAATTTCTTGGTCCAAAGGCTTCTGATGATCAGCATTTGCTTTTGAATTATTGGTCAAT comes from the Hevea brasiliensis isolate MT/VB/25A 57/8 chromosome 5, ASM3005281v1, whole genome shotgun sequence genome and includes:
- the LOC110643268 gene encoding peroxisome biogenesis protein 12, with translation MLFQVGGQGTRPTFFEMAAAQQLPASLRAALTYSIGVLALRRPLLHKVLDFEDEFFALLMLVLETHSLRTTDASFSESLYGLRRRAVKIRAKKNDASLNSRDGIELSGLEKRQRVISVVFLVVLPYFKSKLHSIYNKEREARLQASLWGDGDETFGDADYFDRREGSLVSRGTMDAEATVRSRLTKRLQKIVFACYPWLHATSEGLSFTYQLLYLLDATGFYSLGLHALGIHVCRATGQELMDTSSRISKIRNRERERLRGPPWLKALQGALLRCTYTVLDYAQTGLIAAVFFFKMMEWWYQSAEERMSAPTVYPPPPPPPPPKVAKEGIPLPPDRTICPLCTQKRANPSVVTVSGFVFCYACIFKYVSQYNRCPVTLMPATVDQIRRLFHDV